A portion of the Candidatus Woesearchaeota archaeon genome contains these proteins:
- a CDS encoding zinc ABC transporter substrate-binding protein, producing MTNSPKRDKTNKKLIGILGLFFLIVLLTGCNQASDESTDKLFVVATTGMIADAAKNVGGAYVTVESLMGPGVDPHLYKASEGDVTKLREADIILYNGLNLEARMGDVLVQMASQKKTVPVATSIPEQELLEPPEFKGHYDPHVWFDVQNWMKVTERIRDEFTALDPEHAEAYEKNAAAYLATLADLDAYVKEKVQEVPEDQRVLITAHDAFNYFGKAYGFEVRGLQGISTEAQAGTRDVQDLVTFIVDRKIKAIFVETSIPARTIQAVQEAVIAKGWDVQIGGRLYSDAMGDEGTFDGTYAGMVTHNIDTIVGALSEIDSRDQ from the coding sequence ATGACTAACTCACCCAAACGTGATAAGACTAACAAAAAACTGATTGGAATATTGGGTCTATTTTTTTTGATAGTTCTGCTTACAGGTTGTAACCAAGCATCAGATGAAAGTACTGATAAGCTCTTTGTTGTTGCTACTACGGGAATGATTGCTGACGCTGCCAAGAATGTTGGAGGAGCCTATGTTACTGTTGAAAGCCTTATGGGACCTGGGGTTGATCCACACCTCTACAAGGCAAGTGAAGGAGATGTCACAAAACTACGTGAAGCGGACATCATTCTGTATAATGGATTAAATCTTGAGGCAAGAATGGGTGATGTGCTTGTGCAAATGGCATCACAGAAAAAGACCGTTCCTGTAGCAACATCTATTCCTGAGCAAGAATTACTCGAACCTCCGGAATTCAAGGGTCATTACGATCCTCATGTTTGGTTTGATGTACAAAACTGGATGAAAGTAACCGAGAGAATACGTGATGAGTTTACTGCTCTTGATCCGGAACATGCTGAAGCATACGAAAAAAATGCTGCTGCTTATCTTGCCACGCTTGCGGATCTTGACGCATATGTCAAGGAAAAAGTACAGGAAGTCCCTGAAGATCAGCGAGTACTGATTACTGCTCACGATGCATTTAACTATTTCGGAAAAGCCTATGGCTTTGAAGTCAGGGGATTACAAGGAATCTCAACAGAAGCACAGGCAGGCACAAGGGATGTGCAAGATCTTGTTACTTTTATTGTCGATCGAAAGATCAAGGCAATTTTTGTTGAAACCTCAATTCCTGCACGAACTATCCAAGCAGTGCAAGAAGCAGTTATTGCAAAAGGATGGGATGTTCAGATTGGTGGCCGGCTTTATTCAGATGCAATGGGCGACGAAGGAACGTTTGATGGAACCT
- a CDS encoding metal-dependent transcriptional regulator — translation MNQIKMISVTQEDYLRALYHLWEENCRIQEIKQKEHAIGTKGIKSAEVAIYLHVTKPSVSKMMNELAVKGYVHFERYGRLRFTPKGKKLAEEITAKHRIIEIFLVEILEIRKEKIHGLAHKLEHAFDDECVERLKDLLKHPDKDPHGKPIPPIRVS, via the coding sequence ATGAATCAAATAAAAATGATATCAGTTACGCAAGAAGACTACCTCCGTGCTTTGTATCATCTCTGGGAAGAGAATTGTCGTATTCAGGAGATTAAGCAAAAGGAACACGCAATCGGAACTAAGGGCATTAAGTCTGCAGAGGTTGCTATCTATCTCCATGTTACCAAGCCTTCAGTCAGTAAAATGATGAATGAATTAGCAGTTAAGGGATATGTTCACTTTGAACGTTATGGCAGGCTACGATTTACTCCCAAAGGAAAGAAGCTTGCCGAAGAGATAACGGCAAAACATCGCATCATAGAAATTTTCCTCGTAGAGATTTTGGAAATACGAAAAGAAAAAATTCATGGCTTAGCACATAAACTTGAACATGCATTTGATGATGAATGCGTAGAACGGTTGAAGGATCTCTTGAAGCATCCAGATAAAGATCCGCATGGCAAGCCCATTCCGCCCATACGAGTAAGCTAG
- a CDS encoding helix-turn-helix domain-containing protein, which translates to MVKSMPQEIEVWYILPALRKELAKIFVTEYKLSQKETAQMLGLTESAISQYLNEKRATEVSFSQEDLAKIKETAKKIVRDKEQVLKYLYDISTKFRGSQVICDIHRKHDKSLPEDCKVCMEIQKKHNSVR; encoded by the coding sequence ATGGTTAAGAGTATGCCACAGGAGATTGAGGTATGGTACATATTGCCCGCTCTGAGAAAAGAACTTGCAAAGATTTTTGTTACTGAGTACAAGCTTAGTCAAAAAGAGACTGCACAGATGCTTGGTTTAACAGAGTCTGCCATCTCCCAATACCTTAATGAAAAGCGGGCAACTGAGGTATCGTTTTCTCAGGAAGATCTTGCTAAGATCAAGGAAACAGCAAAGAAAATTGTTCGTGACAAAGAGCAGGTACTAAAATATTTGTACGATATCTCTACGAAGTTTCGTGGTTCTCAAGTAATCTGTGATATCCATCGAAAGCATGATAAAAGCCTGCCAGAAGATTGCAAGGTCTGCATGGAAATCCAGAAAAAACATAACTCGGTACGATAA
- the sufB gene encoding Fe-S cluster assembly protein SufB yields the protein MTEATPLFNVDMSQFSVRREVYDQANEERLLYKPQQGISEELVRHISAYKKEPDWMLQKRLTGYRKFLELSLPTWGPDLRALDLSKIYFFLVSDAQRNAHSWDDVPEDIKRTYERLGIPESERKVLGGVGAQYESEVVYHRLKKELEDQGVVFLDCDEAVKQYPDLVQKYFMTTCVPISLHKFTALHAAVWSGGTFIYVPKGVKVRMPLQAYFRMNARQGGQFEHTLIIVDERAECHYIEGCSAPQYTQNSLHAGCVEIHVLKGARARYSSIENWSRNTYNLNTKRAVVYEDGVIEWINGNLGSGVTMLYPASLLIGDRSKSDFIGIAFAGQGQNQDTGCKVMHLGKSTSSTITSKSISKDGGITSYRGLLSVAKHAIHTSSNVQCDALMMDNKSQSNTYPSMDIKNSKVNIAHEASVGRINPEQIFYLMSRGLDEDTATKMIVSGFIEPVVKELPLEYAVELNRLIELEMDGSLG from the coding sequence ATGACTGAAGCAACACCTCTCTTTAACGTGGATATGAGTCAGTTCTCTGTTCGCAGAGAAGTCTATGACCAGGCAAATGAGGAGCGGCTGCTCTATAAACCACAGCAAGGCATTAGTGAAGAGCTTGTCCGTCATATATCTGCTTATAAGAAAGAACCCGACTGGATGTTGCAAAAACGTCTTACTGGTTATCGTAAATTCCTTGAACTTTCTCTGCCTACATGGGGCCCGGACTTACGTGCATTAGACCTTTCCAAAATTTATTTTTTCCTTGTCTCTGATGCTCAACGAAATGCCCATAGCTGGGATGATGTTCCTGAAGATATCAAGCGTACGTATGAACGTTTGGGAATTCCTGAATCTGAGCGTAAAGTACTTGGAGGTGTTGGGGCCCAATATGAATCTGAAGTAGTTTATCACCGACTAAAGAAGGAATTAGAAGATCAAGGAGTTGTTTTTCTTGATTGTGACGAAGCAGTAAAGCAGTATCCTGATCTTGTACAGAAATACTTTATGACAACCTGTGTACCGATTAGCTTGCATAAGTTTACTGCACTTCATGCAGCAGTCTGGAGCGGAGGAACCTTTATCTATGTCCCAAAGGGAGTTAAAGTAAGGATGCCACTCCAAGCATATTTCCGTATGAATGCTCGTCAGGGAGGCCAATTTGAGCATACCTTGATTATTGTTGATGAAAGAGCAGAGTGCCATTACATCGAAGGTTGTAGTGCTCCCCAATACACCCAAAACTCATTGCATGCAGGTTGTGTTGAAATTCATGTACTCAAAGGTGCACGAGCGCGGTATTCAAGCATTGAAAACTGGAGCAGGAATACCTACAATCTCAATACAAAGCGTGCGGTTGTCTATGAAGATGGTGTTATTGAATGGATTAATGGAAACCTAGGGTCTGGCGTTACTATGTTGTATCCAGCATCCCTTCTTATTGGAGATCGTTCAAAATCTGATTTTATTGGCATTGCGTTTGCTGGACAAGGACAGAACCAAGACACAGGATGTAAGGTCATGCACCTCGGAAAGTCAACAAGTTCAACCATCACGTCTAAGTCAATAAGCAAGGATGGGGGTATTACCTCTTATCGTGGTTTACTCAGTGTGGCCAAACATGCGATTCATACAAGCAGCAATGTGCAGTGCGATGCCTTGATGATGGATAATAAAAGTCAATCAAATACTTATCCTTCAATGGACATCAAAAATAGCAAGGTAAATATTGCCCATGAAGCAAGTGTTGGAAGAATTAATCCAGAACAGATCTTTTACTTGATGAGTCGTGGATTAGATGAAGACACGGCAACAAAGATGATTGTCTCTGGTTTTATTGAGCCGGTGGTGAAGGAACTTCCTCTTGAATATGCAGTTGAGCTTAACAGGCTTATTGAATTAGAGATGGACGGTTCTCTTGGATAA